The following is a genomic window from Deinococcus sedimenti.
ATGCGCAGTCTGCACGGCCCGCGCGGCACGCTGCGCGTCCGGGTGCCCGCCGGTGATCAGCGCGCGGGCGTGCGCCTGCGTGGCGAAGGCCGTGAGTTCCGCCGCGCGGTGCGCCGCGAGCGCCAGGATGGGCCGCGCGCCCAGCCGCAGCAGGCCCAGCAGGACCTCGAACACGTCCGGGCTGTTGGGCAGGTGCAGGATCACGCGGTCCCCGGCGCGCAGGCCCCGCGCGGCGAGCGCGGCCGCGTACCCACTCGCGGCGGCGTCCAGGTCCGCGTAGGTGCGGGTCACCCACCCGCCCGGCTGCCCGCCGGGGCCCAGGGCGTGGCCGAGCAGGGCCGGGCGCGGCCCGAACTGCCCGGCCAGGGCGCGCAGCCACGCGCTGAACGGCTCGCCGCGCCAGTACCCGGCGGCGCGGTACGCGCGGGCCAGTCCGGGCGGCCAGGGCGTGAACTCGCTGGTGATCGGGGCGTCGGTGACCAAGCCTTCGGGGCTCGGCGCTGGGGGGACGGTCACAGCGCGCCCTCCAGGTCCAGGGGCGAGACGCCCAGGGCGCGCAGCATGGTGCCGAACTTCGCGGCGGTCTCGGCGCGTTCCTGCGCGGGGTCGGACCCGGCGACGATCCCGGCCCCGGCGAACAGGCGGGCGTGCGGGCCGCGCAGCCTCGCGCAGCGGATCGTGACGGCCCACTCGCCGTCACCGCGCGCGTCGCACCAGCCGACCGCGCCCGCGAAGGACCCGCGCGGGCCTTCCAGCGTGCCGATCAGGTCACGGGCGGCCGGGGCGGGCACGCCGCACACGGCGGGCGTTGGGTGCACGGCGCTCACGAGGTCCAGCACGTGCAGACCCGGGTCGCGCAGGGTCGCGTGGATGCTGGTGCCCAGGTGCCACAGGCCCGGCGTCTGCACGAGTCGCGGCGCGTCCGGCACGGTAAGTTCGCGGCACAGTGGCGCGAGGGTCTCCCGGATGGCGGCGATCATCAGCGCGTGCTCGTGGCGGTCCTTGGCGGAGTGCAGCAGGTCGTGCGCGCGCCGGAGGTCCTCGGCGGGGTCGGCGTGGCGGGCGCGGGTGCCGGCCAGGGGCCGCAGGCGCAGCTGCGCGCCGCGTTTACTCAGCAGCCGTTCCGGGCTCGCGCCGACCAGCTGCGCGCCGTCTCCCAGCGGGACGCTGAACACGAAGGCGTCCGGGGCGCCTTGCGCGAGCCGGGCGGTGACGGCACTCGGGTCGGGCGCCGCGTGCAGGTGCAGGTCCAGGGTGCGGCCCAGCACGACCTTGTGCAGGTCGCCGCGCGCGATGGCGGCCGCCGCGTGCGCGACGTTCGCCTCGAACGCGTCCGGGGCGGGCCGCGACGCCGCGTGGAGGACCGGGGTGCCCGTGGAGGCCGCTGTCGAGAGAGCGGCAGTCGAGGTGGGCGATGTCGAGGTGGGCGGTGTCGAGTGGGCCAGGTGGAAGGCGGCCGGGTCCTGCGGCGTGAAGCCGATGGCGCCCAGCAGGTGCGTGCCGCGCGGCGCGCCGTGCAGGGCGTGCCGGGCCTGGGCGGCGGTCAGGGGCGCGCCGTGCGGGTCGAGCAGGTGCAGGTGGCGGTCCGGGGCGCGCCACGCGGGGGCGTGGGTCGCGCCGTGGAGGTGTGACCCGGTGGCTGGGTGGGGGGCGGGGGGGGCGGCGGTCTGGGTCATGGGGCCTCCGGGGGGGCGGGGAGCAGCGTGAGGGCGAGGAGGAAGCCGTGCGTGTGCACCCAGCGCACCTGAAGCGGGCCGGGCCAGCCCAGGACGTGCACGTCTGCCACGCCCTGCGTCCGGGTGGGGTCCGGGGGCGGCGCGTGGAAGTGCGTGGGGTCGAGGGGGTCCGGGCGCAGCGGCCACAGGGCCTTGAAGGTGCTCTCGGTGAGGACGTGCCGCCAGCGTCGGGGGTCGGGTGCGGGGCCGGTGAGGGGTTCGAGGTCCAGGCCGACGCGCTGCGGCGCGCGTGTGGCGGCGGCGACGGTCAGGCCGCCGGCGTGACTGAGGCTGCCGTGGGTCCCGGCGGGCCAGTCGGGGGCGCCGCCGGGTGTGCGGGGCAGGGGGCGCAGGGCGTCTGGGTGGCTGAGGAGGTGCAGGGCGTGGGCAGCGCAGCGGCGTCCGGCGTGCCAGTCGTGGTGGCGGCGGGCGGGGGCGTGGGCGGGCAGCGGGAAGGGTGGGGGAACGTCGGGGAGGTCGGTGGGCTGACGGCTGAGGCAGATGGCGCTCGGCACGGGCCAGCCGCGCAGGTGGCGGCGCAGGGCGTGTAGGGCCGCGTCGAGGTCGGCCGCGCTGGGATGGGCTGGATGGGGGGTCATGGCGGACCGGGTGTGACGCCGGTCTGGCTGAATCTGACAAATCCGAGTGGTTTAGTCAAGTAAGTTCAGGAGCCGGTCGGATTAACTTGACTAACCCGGTCGGATTAGTGCAGGATCTGCGCGTCGGTTCCCCCGACCTCACCCGGATCACCCCCCGCAGACCCGCGCCCACCCAGCGCCGGTCCACCCCCACCACACCCCGGAGGCCCCCGCCCATGTGCCACGGCTTCACGCCCCTGCACGACCTCAGCACCCACCGCCGCGTCCTGCGCTGCACCTGCGGCAACCTGCACGTCATCTGGCACGACCTGAACTTCGCCCTGAACCACCAGGAATTCAGCGACCTGCAGGGCCTGCTGCGCCGCGACGACCCCCAGGCCACCCAGGCCGACTGGGTGCTGCACACCGGCACCCACGGCACCCGCCTGTGGTGCGGCGCGACCGGAGTGACCTTCACGCCCAGCGACTTCGGCGCGTTCCGCCACCTGATCCTGCACGCCCACCCCCGCACCCTCGACTGAACGCAGGCCGCCCCCGATTCGACCACCGGAGTCCACCCGACCCCACCCGGAGCCGCATGACGCAGACCGCCCCCGACCTCGCCCACATCACCGACCACGTCAACGAGGACCACGCCCCGGAACTCCTGCAGGTGGCGCGCGCCTTCACGGACCTGCCCGCCCCGCGCGCCGCGCAGATCCTGACCCTGGACCACACCGGCCTCACGCTGGAGGTCCTGACCGACCGCGGCCCGCGCAGCGCCCGCCTGACCTTCCCCGACCCCACCCGCCCCCCGCACGTCAACCTGCGCGCCCTGGTCGCCGACGCCCAGACGCTCCTGAACGAACGTCCCGACCCGCGCACCACCACCTGGACCCTCCAGGGCGCCCGCGACCTCGGGCCCGGCCTGCGCCGCCTGACCTTCCACGCCGACCCGCACGCCCTGCAGGGCTGGCAGCCCGGCGACGCCGTGCGCGTCACGATCGGCGACACCACCCGCGTCTACACCATCCGCCGCGCCCACGACGGACGGGCCGACCTGGACGTCTACCTGCACGGCGGCCCGTCCACCCACGCGCCCGGCAGCACCTGGGCGCGCACCCTGCTGCCCGGAGCCACCGTCACGGTGGGCGCGCCGCGCCGCGAGACCCTCCCGGAATTCACCGGTCCCAGCCTGCTCCTCGGGGACGAGACGGCCCTGCCGACCATCGCGGCGCTGCTCGAACACTGGCCCGAAGGGCTCACGCCCGGCCCGCGCGTCCTGATCGAGACGGGCGACCCCGGCGACGCCCAGGCCGCCCTGCTCGGCGTGCCGCTGCCGCCCGGCACGCACCTGAGCGTCGTGCCGCGCAATGGCCCCAGTGGCGAGGCCCTGACCCGCGCCGCCCTGAGCCTCGACCTGCACCTGCGCGCCGCGTGGGGCGCCCTGGACGCCCCGCACGCCCTGGAACTGCGCCGCGCCCTGCGCGCCCAGTACGACCTGAGCCCCACCCAGTGCCGCGTCAGCGGGTACTGGACCCCCTGACACCCACCCAAGGAGAATCCACATGCGACCCACCCACACCACCCTGACCCGCGCCGCCCTGACCCTCAGCCTGCTCCTGGCCGCCCCCGGCGCCCACGCGGCCACCATCCGCGGCGCCGACGGCGTGAGCGTCAGCGTCAGCAACCCGCGCCGCGTCGTCGCGCTGAACGCCACCACCGTCGAACTCATCTACCGGCTGGGCAAGCAGGGCACCATCGTCGGCACCGACGTCACCGGCACGTACCCGCCCAACCGGATCCCCAGCGTCGGCCACTGGGCGCAGCTGCCCGCCGAGGGCATCATCGCGCTGAAACCCGACCTGGTGATCGGCACCGCCGACAACCTCGCCATGCCCGCCAACCAGAAGGTCACGCAGCAGCTGCGCGCCGCCGGCGTGAAGGTCCTCGTGCTGCCCGCCAGCGACACCGGCGGCCTGGACGGCGTCCGCACCCGCCTGAACATCCTGGCGGACGTGTACGGCGTGCCCGGCGCCGCGCTGGCCCTGAGCCGCTCGTTCGACACCACCCTGAAGGCCGCGCAGGCCAACCGCCCGAAGGTCACGCCGCGCGTGCTGTTCCTGTACGCCCACGGGCCCGGCGACGCCAGCATCTACGGCACCGACGGCGGCGCCGACGACCTGATCACCCTCGCCGGGGGCCGTAACGTCGCCCCGTTCCGCGACACCAGACCCCTGACCGCCGAGGCGCTCGTCGCGCTGAACCCCGACGCGATCATCCTGCTCGAACGCGGCCTGGACGCCCTGGGCGGCATCGAGGGCGCCCTGAAGCTGCCGGGCGTCATGCAGACGAACGCCGGACGGCAGCGCCGCGTGTACGCCGTGGACAACTCCATCCGCTGGATCGGGCCGCGCCTGCCGGAATTCGCCCTGAACCTCGCCCGCCAGTGGAACGCCGACTTCCGCTGACCCGCCGGGGCCGCGCCGCCCGCCCCGGCGCGGCCCTCACCCTGACGGTCCTGACCGGCCTGCTGGCGGGCGCGGTGATCCTCGCGGTCGGCCGCGGCGCCCTGCCCATCAGCCCCGCACAGGTCCTGAGTATCCTGCTCGCCCCGCTGGGCGCCGCGCCGCTCGCCCCGTTCGACGAGCAGCAGGCGGCCGTGCTGTGGGTCATCCGCCTGCCGCGCGTCCTGCTGGGCGCCCTGGTCGGCGCGGGGCTGGCCGTGGCGGGCGCGGCGCTGCAGGGCCTGTTTCGCAACCCGCTGGCCGACCCGGGCCTGATGGGCATCACCAGCGGCGCCGCGCTGGCGGCCGCGCTGAGCGTCGTGCTGGGCCTCAACACCCTGGGCACCTACTCGCTGCCCGCCGCGGCCTTCGCCGGGTCGCTGATCGCCACGGCGCTCGTGTCGCTGCTCGCGCAGGACCGCGGGCGCGTGAACGTCACCACCATGCTCCTCGCGGGCATCGCCATCAACGCCCTGTGCAGCGCCGGGACCGGCCTGATGACGTTCCTGGCCACCGACGAGCAGCTGCGCACCCTCACCTTCTGGAACCTCGGGTCGCTGGGCGGCGCCACCTGGCCGACCGTCCTGAGTGCCCTGCCGCTGATCCTGCTGGGCACCGTGGGTCTGCCGCTGACCGCGCGCGCCCTGAACGCCCTGACGCTCGGCGAGCACGGCGCGGCGCACCTGGGCGTCCCCGTCACCCGCGTGAAGTGGCTGATCATCAGCCTGGTCGCCCTGAGCGTCGGCGCGGGCGTCGCCGTGGCGGGCAGCATCGGCTTCATCGGCCTGGTCGTCCCGCACCTGCTGCGCCTCCTGACCGGCCCGAACCACGCCACGCTGCTGCCCGCCTCCGCGCTGCTCGGCGCGACCCTGCTGATCCTCGCGGACCTCCTGGCCCGCACCGTCGCCGCGCCCGCCGAGGTACCCATCGGGATCCTCACGGCGCTGCTCGGCGCGCCGTTCTTCCTGTACCTGCTGCGCCAGCGCCGCGCGGAGGGCGCGTGACCCCGCACGAATCCCTGATCGAGGTGACGGCCCTGACGCACACCGTGCAGGGACGGCAGCTGCTGCGGGACGTGCATCTGACCCTGCGGCGCGGCGAACTGCTCGCCGTGCTGGGCCGCAACGGCGCGGGCAAGAGCACCCTGCTGCGGCACCTGACCGGCGAACTCGGCCGGCGCGGCGTGAGCGTCCTAGGCGGCCCCGCCCACCGCCCCGGCACCGAACTGGCCCGCCACCGCGCCGCGCTGCCCCAGCACACACCCGCCCCGTTCGCGTTCAGCGTGCTGGACATCGTCCTGCTGGGCCGCATTCCGCACGGCCCGCGCGACACGCCCCACGACCGCGACGTCGCCCGCGCCTGCCTGGACCGCGTGGGCCTGCGCGGCGCGGAAGGCCGCGACATCCAGACGCTCAGCGGCGGCGAGCAGCAGCGCGTGCACCTCGCCCGGACGCTGGCGCAGCTGCACGGCACGCCCGGCGACCGGGTCCTGCTGCTCGACGAGCCCACCGCCAGCCTCGACCTCGCCCACCAGCACGCCACGCTGCGCCTCGCCCGCGACCTGTGCGCGGAAGGGGTCGGCGTACTGGCCGTCCTGCACGACCTGAACCTCGCCGCGCAGTACGCCGACCGGGTGCTTCTGCTCGACGGCGGTCAGGTGCTGACCTGCGCCCCGCCCGACATCGCGCTGACCAGCGGGCACATCCGCGCCGCGTACGGGCACGACGTGCTCGTCACCCGCCACCCCTGCCTGAACTGCCCGCTGATCGTCAGCGCGGGCTGATCTCCCCGTCCGTTGCGGACGTCCGCCCCCTATTGAGTGGGCTGGCGACGGTTTGAACAGCGGGTGGCGAGAGGGGGCGTCGCCCACCGCCGGGGTGCCCCCCACTGCCCGGACCTGTCGGGGCCGGTAAGGGCCGTGCCGATGCGGAGGTCCCGGAGACCCGTCTGCTCCGGAACCTCCGTGGGGGTGGCCTCAGGGCTGCTCGTTCGTTTCGGTGATGATGGGCTGCACGTCGTCGCTCACGACATCCAGGCGCGGCAGGATGCGAACGGCCTGCGCGTCGGTGGTGCTGTTGTTCGGATCCACGTAACTGAAGGTCGGGCGGATGTTCGCCCAGTCATTGTAGTCGCTCAGGTAATACTGCCCGGTCGAGATGAATCCGTCGTAATCCACGTCGGCCCGGAGGCTGGTCTGCTGGTACCCGTCACGGTTCCAGTCGATCCAGGCGGCGCCGCGGTTGATGCCTGACGTTTCATTGATGGAGCCCTCGTCCATCTTTCCGCCCTGCCCGTACGAGTAATCCATCTTGAACGAGGTCGAGCACGGGTTGTTGTACGTCAGCTGGGAGCAGGCCGTGTAGCGGTACTGAGAGCGCTGCCACAGGGTGCTGGCCGTGTCGTCCAGTCCGGCCAGCGTGTAGAGGTAGTTCATGATGGAGTAGTAGTTGGGTTTGTTGTTGTAGTCCTCGAATCCCCCGTGCCGCAGGCCCAGGGTGTGACCGAACTCGTGCATGATAGTTGAGCCCTGCTGGTTGGCGACTTGCGTCAGGCTGCTGGCACTCCAGCCGCCCATGGTGACCACGAAGTCGTTGCCATTGATCTCGGCGACGCCGCTGCTGCCGTTGCTGCCGTTGGCCTGCTGCGAGTTCCCGATCAGCCCGTACCGGAACAGATTCAGGCGGTTCGTGGCGAAGTTCTTCACCGAGCCGGTGCTGCTGTACTTGTACGCCAGGATGCCGTAACAGCTGCTGGTGTTCCAGCCGACGCTGATACAGCTGCCGTAATTCACCTGATTGCCCCCACCCAGGTTGTAGTTGGCGGGCGAGAACGTCGAGCTGAAGGCCGCGCCGGCGTCCACGTGCAGGGCGTAGCCGGCGCGTGTGAAGGCGGCCACCATCTTGTCGATCCCGGCGCGTTGCGGCCGGATGAAGTTCGACGTGGAGTTCATCCAGTCCAGTTCCAGGAAGAGGTCCCGCTGGTTTGGCCGCGCGCCCAGGTTGTACACGTACACGCCGCCGTAGGCGCTGGAGTTCGCGGTCTCGTAGCTGTCGGGAATGCCGTCGTTGTCGGTGTCGCCGGTCGCCTGCGCGTTCAGGCCGCTGGCCTGGAGTCCACCTCCGTCGTTGTTCAGGGCGCCGGGGCTGGGGAGTGCGTTCTGTTCCCAGTTCTGTGCGCTGGCGCTGGCCTGCCCGAGTGCAGCCGTGCGGCCCGGCTGCCGCGTGATGGAACTCAGCTGGGTAGAGGGCGCAGCCTGAACGCCCAGAGTTCCGCCCGAGCTGGCATTCAGCCCTGGGGCGAAACGCACGGTGTCGTGCACCTGGGTGCCCTGCATCAGGCTGATCTCGCCGCGGTCCGTCCAGGCGGGCACCTGCGTACCGCTGGACACGAACACGATCTCGCTGTTGTCGGTGGCGTTCGCGTCGAGTCGCGCGGTGACGATCAGGTACCGCCCGGCGGCCAGGGTCTGCCGGGGAAGCGGGAAGGTCGCCTGACTGGTCTGGCCGCTGGCGTCGCGGGATGGGGCGCGCAGCTGGTTGACGTGACCCCAATTGGTCGGCCCACTCCGAATGAGACAAGATCGTCTCCAGGGAGGGGTCATGAAGCACAAGCAGTACAGCGAAAACGAGATCCTTGATGTCTTAGCCCAAGTTGAGGCAGGCACCGCGGTCGGTGACGTCGCTCGGTTGTCCGGGGTCTCCAAGGCCACCATTCACCGTTGGCAGGCACGGTATGGGGGCATGACCAAGGACGACGCGAAGCGCGTCCGTCAGCTGGAAGAAGAAATCCGCCGCCTGAAGAAGCTGGTCGCGGATCTGGCGCTCGACAATAGCATCTTGAAGGAGGTGGTTGGCAGAAAGTGGTGAATCCCGACCAGTCGTCGCAGGCCCAGACGCCCGTCAAACGACGGGTCATCCGGGAAGTGCGGCAGCTGTTCGGGATCAGTGAGCGGCGAGCCTGCCGTGTCCTGGGTTTTCATCGTTCTACACAGCGTCATTGCAGTACGAGAGATGACCGTGACCTAGTGGATGACCACAGGCATGAGAATAGCTATTCATTGACGTGGTAGTGGCGTTTGAGCTTATCCCGTGCCGCGGATATCGAGAACTGCCCATTCGCCCGCACCGACCGCGCATTGCGGTCGGTTTCCCACGCCAGCAATTCCGCTTCGACTGCGTCCACACTGGCCAAGCGCTGCCCTAAAGTGCGTCTGAAAAACGTGCTGGCGCAGGTTTTCCTAGAGCCATCATGCGTGCACGGTAGAGGTCGGAGGTGGGGCACCCGTGACCCGAGCTGCGTATCCAAACGATCTAACCGACTCCGAGTGGAACGTACTTTTTCCCCTTCTACCTCAAGCATCACCCATGGGTCGTCCACGGAAGTGGTCGCCCCGAGAGATCCTGGACGGGATCTTCTACGTGCTGCGAGGAGGGATTGCCTGGCGGTCGATGCCGCACGACCTTCCGCCCTGGCAGACGATCTATCACTACCACCGTCTGTGGAGACTGCGGGGCGTCTGGGAAGCACTTCACACGGTTCTTCGGGAGCTGATCCGCCAGCGTGAGGGTCGCGCAGCGACCCCCAGTGCCGCGATCATCGACAGCCAATCCGTGAAAACGACCGAAGCCGGTGGACCTCGCGGCTATGACGGGGGCAAGAAAGTCAGTGGCCGCAAGCGTCACCTCCTCGTCGACACCCTGGGTCTGGTCATGGCGATCAAGGTGCACGAGGCCGATATCCAGGACCGCACTGGTGCGGTCCTCCTGCTGCGCGACCTGCCCAACGTGTTCCCACGCATGAAGCACGTGTGGGCAGATGCGGGGTACACCGGCAAGCTGGCGAGCGACATCAGGACCCATCTGGGCTGGACCTTGGAGATCGTCAAGCATCCCTGGTCTGGATGGCAGGGGACCTGGGCACCAAAGGATGCACCTCCACGTGTCGTGGAGGTGCCGAAAGGATTCGTGGTGCTGAAGCGCCGCTGGGTGGTGGAGCGAACATTCGCCTGGTTGGGAAAATCGCGGCGGATGGCCAAGGATTACGAGGCGCTGGTGGAAACCGCAGAGAATTTGGTCGATGAGGTCATGATCCGGCTGATGGTGCGTCGACTCGCCAAACCCTCGCCCTAACCCTTTTCAGACGCACTTTAGGTGATCACAGGACGCGCAGGCCCGTCCGCTCCCACCGCACCGCTGAACCCCTTCACGATCAGCCACACGGCCAGCACCATCTCATAGACCGCGACGGGCAACGCCAGCAGCACGGCCGCCGGAGACAGGGGCACGAGCACACCGAACAGGGTCAGGAGCGCAGCGCCGATCACCAGCACAGCGCCGGTCATGCCCAGGGCCGACAGCCACCGAGGAACGAGGCGAGAGGTGTACAACAGCACACCACAGAGGAGCGTGTTCAGGCCCAACACCACATTCGGTCCCAGCAGGAACGTCCACTCACGCGCCGCCAGCAACAGTTGATTCACCACCCGGCGGTCGCCTGGGACTTCGGTCACGCCCACGTTCACGCTCAGCAGGGTCAGCACACTCAGCACCCCCATGACGATCAACGCTGCTTCCAGTAACCGGAGAGCCACGTACCCCAGCGCCAGACCTTCATGCTGACGCTTGAGGTACGGAAACAGCAGGGTCGCGGTACCCACGGCCGCACACGCCAGAACCAGTTCCGCCAGAACGCCGAGTTTCACCCGCAGCACGTGGTCAGGGACAGCGAAGAACAGGTCTGGGTCTGCCAGCATCGGGGCATACAGCACGACACCGATCACGGCGGCCACCGACGCCAGGATGAACAGGACGCCCACCACCCGGAGGTTCAATAGTTCTGACTTCATGATCTACTCCTTTCAGGCAACAGCGGACGAAAACAGCCCGGGACGCTGCGCCAATGTCCCGCTGGCCGAACAGATGTCACCTCAGCACCACCTGTCGCGTTCAGCATGGCCACCCGGCCACCCGCACTCCAGGCACACCAATGACCTTTTGTTGCCTATCCATCACGAGGAGCACTGTGTTGCCCACGCCCAGCAGGCTTGATCCCCGAATCAGACGCACACAGCAGGCTCTGCACGAAGCTCTCGAGGCCCTGCTGCGAGAACAGGGGTACGCGGTCACCACCGTCAGTGACATCACGACCCGAGCGGGCATCAACCGCGCCACGTTCTACGCCCATTACAGCGATAAGGGTGAACTCTTTGAACAGGTGGTCGCCCGCCACTTCGCTGAAGTGCTGCGCACCTACGGACCCGGGCAGTCCGGCATCAGCAGGGCACAGATCGAGGACCTGTTGCGGGCGCTCTGCGTCTTCATGGCACAGGTCCAT
Proteins encoded in this region:
- a CDS encoding isochorismate synthase; translated protein: MTQTAAPPAPHPATGSHLHGATHAPAWRAPDRHLHLLDPHGAPLTAAQARHALHGAPRGTHLLGAIGFTPQDPAAFHLAHSTPPTSTSPTSTAALSTAASTGTPVLHAASRPAPDAFEANVAHAAAAIARGDLHKVVLGRTLDLHLHAAPDPSAVTARLAQGAPDAFVFSVPLGDGAQLVGASPERLLSKRGAQLRLRPLAGTRARHADPAEDLRRAHDLLHSAKDRHEHALMIAAIRETLAPLCRELTVPDAPRLVQTPGLWHLGTSIHATLRDPGLHVLDLVSAVHPTPAVCGVPAPAARDLIGTLEGPRGSFAGAVGWCDARGDGEWAVTIRCARLRGPHARLFAGAGIVAGSDPAQERAETAAKFGTMLRALGVSPLDLEGAL
- a CDS encoding siderophore-interacting protein, producing MTQTAPDLAHITDHVNEDHAPELLQVARAFTDLPAPRAAQILTLDHTGLTLEVLTDRGPRSARLTFPDPTRPPHVNLRALVADAQTLLNERPDPRTTTWTLQGARDLGPGLRRLTFHADPHALQGWQPGDAVRVTIGDTTRVYTIRRAHDGRADLDVYLHGGPSTHAPGSTWARTLLPGATVTVGAPRRETLPEFTGPSLLLGDETALPTIAALLEHWPEGLTPGPRVLIETGDPGDAQAALLGVPLPPGTHLSVVPRNGPSGEALTRAALSLDLHLRAAWGALDAPHALELRRALRAQYDLSPTQCRVSGYWTP
- a CDS encoding heme/hemin ABC transporter substrate-binding protein, producing the protein MRPTHTTLTRAALTLSLLLAAPGAHAATIRGADGVSVSVSNPRRVVALNATTVELIYRLGKQGTIVGTDVTGTYPPNRIPSVGHWAQLPAEGIIALKPDLVIGTADNLAMPANQKVTQQLRAAGVKVLVLPASDTGGLDGVRTRLNILADVYGVPGAALALSRSFDTTLKAAQANRPKVTPRVLFLYAHGPGDASIYGTDGGADDLITLAGGRNVAPFRDTRPLTAEALVALNPDAIILLERGLDALGGIEGALKLPGVMQTNAGRQRRVYAVDNSIRWIGPRLPEFALNLARQWNADFR
- a CDS encoding FecCD family ABC transporter permease translates to MERRLPLTRRGRAARPGAALTLTVLTGLLAGAVILAVGRGALPISPAQVLSILLAPLGAAPLAPFDEQQAAVLWVIRLPRVLLGALVGAGLAVAGAALQGLFRNPLADPGLMGITSGAALAAALSVVLGLNTLGTYSLPAAAFAGSLIATALVSLLAQDRGRVNVTTMLLAGIAINALCSAGTGLMTFLATDEQLRTLTFWNLGSLGGATWPTVLSALPLILLGTVGLPLTARALNALTLGEHGAAHLGVPVTRVKWLIISLVALSVGAGVAVAGSIGFIGLVVPHLLRLLTGPNHATLLPASALLGATLLILADLLARTVAAPAEVPIGILTALLGAPFFLYLLRQRRAEGA
- a CDS encoding heme ABC transporter ATP-binding protein translates to MTPHESLIEVTALTHTVQGRQLLRDVHLTLRRGELLAVLGRNGAGKSTLLRHLTGELGRRGVSVLGGPAHRPGTELARHRAALPQHTPAPFAFSVLDIVLLGRIPHGPRDTPHDRDVARACLDRVGLRGAEGRDIQTLSGGEQQRVHLARTLAQLHGTPGDRVLLLDEPTASLDLAHQHATLRLARDLCAEGVGVLAVLHDLNLAAQYADRVLLLDGGQVLTCAPPDIALTSGHIRAAYGHDVLVTRHPCLNCPLIVSAG
- a CDS encoding transposase, with translation MKHKQYSENEILDVLAQVEAGTAVGDVARLSGVSKATIHRWQARYGGMTKDDAKRVRQLEEEIRRLKKLVADLALDNSILKEVVGRKW
- a CDS encoding IS5 family transposase; the protein is MTRAAYPNDLTDSEWNVLFPLLPQASPMGRPRKWSPREILDGIFYVLRGGIAWRSMPHDLPPWQTIYHYHRLWRLRGVWEALHTVLRELIRQREGRAATPSAAIIDSQSVKTTEAGGPRGYDGGKKVSGRKRHLLVDTLGLVMAIKVHEADIQDRTGAVLLLRDLPNVFPRMKHVWADAGYTGKLASDIRTHLGWTLEIVKHPWSGWQGTWAPKDAPPRVVEVPKGFVVLKRRWVVERTFAWLGKSRRMAKDYEALVETAENLVDEVMIRLMVRRLAKPSP
- a CDS encoding DUF4386 domain-containing protein, translating into MKSELLNLRVVGVLFILASVAAVIGVVLYAPMLADPDLFFAVPDHVLRVKLGVLAELVLACAAVGTATLLFPYLKRQHEGLALGYVALRLLEAALIVMGVLSVLTLLSVNVGVTEVPGDRRVVNQLLLAAREWTFLLGPNVVLGLNTLLCGVLLYTSRLVPRWLSALGMTGAVLVIGAALLTLFGVLVPLSPAAVLLALPVAVYEMVLAVWLIVKGFSGAVGADGPARPVIT
- a CDS encoding TetR/AcrR family transcriptional regulator, with translation MLPTPSRLDPRIRRTQQALHEALEALLREQGYAVTTVSDITTRAGINRATFYAHYSDKGELFEQVVARHFAEVLRTYGPGQSGISRAQIEDLLRALCVFMAQVHADSQDQPCEMGAHVERQVQAQLTAWLIEALHPRAQRANSRIISRELVATLMAHSLFTAANAWGRSSTVALEPYLSEVMVFIGAGLQATGYEP